One window from the genome of Kaistella carnis encodes:
- a CDS encoding DUF1801 domain-containing protein, which produces MKIEANSVEEYLNQVPEERKASFRKLYETVSQNLPPGFQDQLSYGMIGWSIPLETYPAGYHCTPNTPLPFINLASQKNFIALYHMGIYANPELLNWFVAEYPKYSPRKLDMGKSCIRFKKVEDIPFELIAELCQKITPEDWITLYEREFKKK; this is translated from the coding sequence ATGAAAATCGAGGCAAATTCTGTGGAAGAATATTTGAATCAAGTTCCGGAAGAAAGAAAAGCTTCTTTCCGAAAATTGTATGAAACAGTTTCTCAAAATTTGCCTCCTGGTTTTCAGGACCAGCTCAGCTACGGTATGATTGGGTGGAGCATTCCACTGGAAACCTATCCGGCTGGTTATCATTGCACGCCAAATACACCTTTGCCTTTTATAAATTTAGCTTCTCAGAAAAATTTCATTGCACTTTACCACATGGGCATTTATGCCAATCCAGAATTATTAAACTGGTTCGTAGCAGAATATCCAAAATATTCTCCCCGAAAATTAGACATGGGAAAATCCTGTATAAGATTCAAGAAAGTTGAAGACATTCCGTTTGAATTAATTGCGGAGTTATGTCAGAAAATAACTCCGGAAGATTGGATTACTTTATATGAAAGGGAATTTAAAAAGAAATAG
- a CDS encoding S9 family peptidase, with amino-acid sequence MKLSKLSFLVLFSGSCLFAQNQKFTIAEAVNGLRSNLAVKNISQFSWSDDGKSYYQATKNGYLVTDLATQKQDTLVSLHQLNTTLSLDKKLKSFPRITFVTKDKGYFSQNSQDFWIERSGKVWKIKEGISRDKEAENAEAFSDNEGFVYTIKNNLYYTKNGKVIQITNDSNEDILNGQAVHQREFGITKGIFISPDNSRIAFYRMDQSMVKDYPIIDWSVVPAVNKNIKYPMAGTPSHHVTLGIYDIKTNKTTFLNTEGDPEQYLTVITWSPDSKSVFVGVLNRDQNDLKMNQYNASTGSFMKKLFEEQSDKYVEPQQPLLFFPNSNTDFIWQSQRPGYNHLFHYNVDKGLVAQLTKGDWLVTDVLGFNEKKKEIFYVSTQESPLERHLYKVDWTNFKTQRLDQGAGMHSGILSKDGNHLYDIYSNATTPRSVNLINTNTAKVKNILTAENTLKTYQRPEIKNVTLKADDGTPLYGKIILPTDFDANKKYPVIVYLYNGPHAQLVTDSFPASGNLWYEFMAQKGYIVFTMDGRGSSNRGLKFEQAIFRHAGETEMKDQLQGVAYLKSLPYVDADRLGIHGWSYGGFMTTSFMLKHPDVFKVAVAGGPVIDWNMYEIMYTERYMDSPQNNPEGYKQANLLDKVQNLKGHLLMIHGAQDNVVVWQHSMNFLKAAVDHGVQMDYFVYPGHEHNVLGKDRVHLMQKVTDYFDEYLKK; translated from the coding sequence ATGAAATTATCTAAACTCTCTTTTCTTGTTCTGTTTTCCGGAAGTTGTCTGTTTGCCCAAAATCAAAAATTCACCATTGCTGAAGCCGTAAACGGATTAAGAAGCAATCTTGCCGTGAAAAACATTTCCCAGTTTTCTTGGTCTGATGATGGCAAATCCTATTATCAAGCAACTAAAAATGGTTATTTGGTAACTGACCTTGCTACGCAGAAACAAGATACTTTGGTTTCATTGCATCAGTTGAATACTACATTGTCTTTGGATAAAAAATTAAAATCTTTTCCCAGAATTACATTTGTAACAAAAGATAAGGGATATTTCAGTCAGAACTCTCAAGACTTCTGGATTGAGCGTTCCGGCAAAGTGTGGAAAATAAAAGAAGGAATATCGCGGGATAAAGAAGCGGAAAACGCGGAAGCATTTAGTGATAATGAAGGCTTCGTGTATACCATCAAAAATAATTTATACTATACTAAAAACGGAAAAGTAATTCAGATTACCAATGATTCCAACGAAGATATTCTGAACGGACAGGCAGTTCATCAACGGGAGTTTGGGATCACAAAAGGAATTTTCATTTCCCCGGACAATTCCAGAATTGCTTTCTACAGAATGGATCAGTCAATGGTGAAGGATTATCCAATTATTGACTGGAGTGTGGTACCGGCGGTGAATAAAAATATTAAATATCCGATGGCGGGAACGCCGTCTCATCATGTGACTTTAGGAATTTATGATATCAAAACCAATAAAACTACTTTTTTAAATACTGAAGGCGATCCGGAACAATATCTGACCGTTATTACCTGGAGTCCAGACTCTAAATCAGTTTTTGTTGGAGTGCTAAACCGAGATCAGAATGATTTGAAAATGAATCAGTACAATGCTTCTACCGGAAGTTTTATGAAGAAATTATTCGAAGAGCAATCTGATAAATATGTAGAACCACAACAGCCTTTATTATTTTTCCCGAATTCAAATACCGATTTTATTTGGCAAAGTCAGCGACCAGGATATAATCATCTCTTCCATTATAATGTAGATAAAGGCTTGGTCGCGCAGCTGACGAAAGGTGATTGGCTTGTGACTGATGTTCTCGGTTTTAATGAAAAGAAAAAAGAAATATTTTACGTTTCTACGCAGGAATCTCCGCTGGAAAGACATCTTTACAAAGTAGACTGGACGAATTTTAAAACCCAACGACTGGATCAAGGTGCCGGAATGCACTCCGGTATTTTGAGCAAAGACGGAAATCACCTTTATGATATTTACAGCAACGCAACAACGCCAAGAAGTGTAAATCTAATCAATACGAACACAGCGAAAGTCAAGAATATTTTGACGGCAGAAAACACCTTAAAAACGTACCAGCGACCGGAAATTAAAAATGTCACTTTAAAAGCAGATGACGGAACACCTTTATACGGTAAAATCATTCTGCCAACCGATTTTGATGCGAACAAAAAATATCCGGTAATTGTGTATTTGTACAATGGTCCGCACGCTCAACTGGTAACCGATAGTTTCCCAGCCTCAGGGAATTTGTGGTACGAGTTTATGGCGCAAAAAGGATACATTGTTTTCACCATGGACGGACGAGGTTCTTCTAACCGTGGATTAAAATTTGAACAGGCCATTTTCAGACATGCCGGCGAAACTGAAATGAAAGATCAACTGCAAGGTGTTGCTTATTTAAAATCTCTACCTTACGTAGATGCCGATCGATTGGGAATTCATGGTTGGAGTTATGGTGGATTTATGACCACAAGTTTCATGTTGAAACATCCAGACGTTTTCAAAGTAGCGGTTGCAGGTGGTCCCGTGATCGACTGGAATATGTATGAAATTATGTACACCGAACGATATATGGATTCGCCACAAAATAATCCGGAAGGATATAAACAGGCCAATCTTTTAGATAAAGTCCAAAACCTAAAAGGTCATTTATTAATGATTCACGGCGCCCAAGATAATGTTGTGGTTTGGCAACATTCCATGAACTTTTTAAAGGCTGCGGTAGATCATGGAGTGCAGATGGATTACTTTGTTTATCCGGGACATGAGCATAATGTTTTAGGAAAAGACAGAGTTCACTTAATGCAAAAAGTGACCGATTATTTTGATGAATATTTGAAAAAATAA
- a CDS encoding phosphatase PAP2 family protein, with translation MSNNYAQQKDSVKIKNQRFDFQYKKLYVPAGLMISGIIADGRGKESLKNEIVEERNEHLFGFENHLDDYAQFLPFAAIYGFEIAGMKPRTDYKNRTAILVKGQLVNLGLVYILKKSLKETRPDGTAYSFPSGHTANVFAGATMLSIEYGEQHKWVPYAAYGVATTVGAMRMINNKHYISDVLFGAGLGILSMKAAYWTHQYKWNRPKADQDPLTVLYTSPKN, from the coding sequence ATGAGTAACAATTACGCTCAACAAAAAGATTCCGTGAAAATTAAAAATCAGCGTTTCGATTTCCAATATAAAAAATTGTATGTGCCCGCTGGATTAATGATTTCCGGAATCATCGCTGACGGGCGCGGGAAAGAATCGCTAAAAAATGAAATCGTAGAAGAACGTAATGAACATCTTTTTGGTTTTGAAAATCACCTGGATGATTATGCGCAGTTTTTACCCTTCGCCGCAATTTATGGCTTTGAAATCGCAGGTATGAAACCCAGAACGGATTATAAGAACCGAACGGCGATTTTAGTTAAGGGACAATTAGTCAATTTAGGTTTGGTCTATATCCTGAAAAAATCTTTAAAGGAAACCCGTCCTGATGGGACCGCATATTCTTTTCCTTCCGGTCACACTGCTAATGTTTTTGCAGGGGCGACTATGCTTTCTATCGAGTATGGGGAGCAGCACAAATGGGTTCCGTACGCTGCGTATGGCGTTGCAACAACCGTGGGCGCGATGAGAATGATTAATAATAAACACTATATTTCTGATGTTCTTTTCGGCGCTGGTTTAGGAATTCTCTCCATGAAAGCCGCGTACTGGACCCATCAGTACAAATGGAACCGCCCGAAAGCTGACCAAGATCCGCTCACCGTTTTGTACACTTCGCCAAAGAATTAG
- a CDS encoding YceI family protein has protein sequence MANKWNLDPSHSEITFKVRHMMISNVKGSFNTFTAEMEAEDDTFKNAKVKATIQTDSISTNSADRDKHLKSEDFFNVEANPQITFETDSLNNEITGNLTMNGVTKPVQLDVEFGGINVDPYGQTKAGFSFEGKIKRSDFGLNWNAALETGGVMVSDEVKIAGELQFVKA, from the coding sequence ATGGCAAATAAATGGAATTTAGACCCAAGTCACAGCGAAATTACTTTTAAAGTAAGACACATGATGATTTCTAATGTTAAAGGATCATTCAACACCTTCACTGCAGAAATGGAAGCAGAAGATGACACTTTTAAAAATGCAAAAGTAAAAGCAACGATTCAGACTGATTCTATCAGTACAAACAGTGCAGACCGAGATAAACACTTGAAAAGTGAAGATTTTTTCAACGTAGAAGCGAATCCACAAATTACTTTTGAAACTGATTCTTTAAATAATGAAATCACCGGAAATCTTACGATGAATGGCGTTACAAAACCTGTTCAATTAGATGTTGAATTCGGTGGGATCAATGTTGATCCTTACGGCCAAACCAAAGCTGGCTTTTCATTTGAAGGTAAAATCAAAAGAAGTGATTTCGGCTTAAATTGGAACGCAGCTCTGGAAACAGGCGGGGTAATGGTTTCTGACGAAGTGAAAATCGCTGGAGAACTGCAGTTTGTAAAAGCGTAA
- a CDS encoding acyl-CoA carboxylase subunit beta — MNLEFNKREDQNKLKLGAINSLLTEIKKGGGEKRLQKQRDEGKLTARERIDYLLDKNSDSIEIGAFAGYEMYEEQGGCPSGGVVVVMGYVSGRQCLVVANDASVKAGAWFPITAKKNLRAQEISMENKLPIIYLVDSAGVFLPMQDEIFPDKEHFGRIFRNNAKMSSMGILQISAVMGSCVAGGAYLPIMSDEAMIVDKTGSIFLAGSYLVKAAIGETIDNESLGGATMHCEISGVTDYKAKDDKDALDRIKNIMKSVGDYEKAGFDRIESFPPKQKVEEVFGHMPVSRTEQYDTFDIIKSLVDNSEYEEYKGDYGKTIICATARIDGWSVGIVANQRKLVKNGKGEMQFGGVIYSDSADKATRFIANCNQRKIPLIFLQDVTGFMVGSKSEQGGIIKDGAKMVNAVSNSVVPKFTVITGNSYGAGNYAMCGKAYDPRLIIAWPWAELAVMGGSQAAKVLAQIQTSTLKKQGKEISAEEEQEILKTISERYQKQTEPTYAAARLWTDAIINPVDTRKWISMGIEAANHAPITEKFNLGVIQV, encoded by the coding sequence ATGAACTTAGAATTTAATAAAAGAGAAGATCAGAATAAATTGAAACTCGGCGCGATAAACAGTTTGCTCACTGAAATAAAAAAAGGGGGCGGCGAAAAAAGATTGCAGAAGCAGCGTGATGAAGGAAAGCTTACCGCACGGGAAAGAATCGACTATCTTCTGGATAAAAATTCGGATTCAATTGAGATCGGAGCCTTTGCAGGTTATGAAATGTATGAAGAACAGGGCGGTTGTCCGAGCGGCGGCGTAGTAGTAGTGATGGGGTATGTCTCAGGACGACAGTGTTTGGTTGTGGCCAATGACGCTTCGGTGAAAGCGGGAGCCTGGTTTCCTATTACAGCAAAAAAGAATCTTCGCGCACAGGAAATATCAATGGAAAATAAACTACCCATTATTTACCTTGTAGATTCTGCAGGGGTTTTCTTGCCGATGCAGGATGAGATTTTCCCCGATAAAGAACATTTTGGCAGAATTTTCCGAAACAACGCAAAAATGAGTTCCATGGGAATTCTTCAGATTTCTGCCGTTATGGGAAGTTGTGTTGCGGGTGGAGCGTACTTACCGATTATGAGCGACGAAGCCATGATTGTTGATAAAACAGGTTCTATTTTTTTAGCCGGAAGTTATTTAGTAAAAGCTGCAATTGGAGAAACCATTGATAATGAAAGTCTGGGTGGTGCGACCATGCATTGCGAAATTTCAGGGGTAACCGATTATAAAGCAAAAGATGACAAAGATGCTTTAGACCGAATTAAAAATATAATGAAGTCAGTCGGCGATTACGAAAAAGCCGGATTCGACAGAATTGAAAGTTTCCCACCAAAACAAAAAGTGGAGGAGGTTTTCGGACATATGCCAGTTTCCAGAACAGAACAATATGATACTTTTGACATTATAAAGTCTTTGGTTGATAACTCAGAATACGAGGAATATAAAGGAGATTACGGAAAAACAATTATTTGCGCTACCGCCCGAATCGATGGCTGGAGTGTTGGAATTGTTGCGAATCAACGTAAATTAGTAAAAAACGGAAAAGGAGAAATGCAGTTTGGCGGCGTTATTTATTCGGACTCTGCAGATAAAGCCACCCGATTTATTGCAAACTGTAACCAAAGAAAAATCCCTTTAATATTTTTACAGGATGTTACCGGATTTATGGTGGGATCAAAATCAGAACAAGGTGGAATCATCAAAGACGGAGCGAAAATGGTGAACGCAGTTTCTAATTCTGTGGTTCCCAAATTTACAGTGATTACAGGAAATTCTTATGGTGCCGGAAATTACGCAATGTGTGGAAAAGCATATGATCCAAGATTGATTATTGCGTGGCCTTGGGCAGAACTTGCCGTAATGGGAGGCAGTCAGGCCGCAAAAGTTTTGGCTCAAATTCAAACTTCTACTTTGAAAAAGCAAGGAAAAGAAATTTCTGCAGAAGAAGAGCAGGAAATTTTGAAAACCATTTCAGAAAGATATCAGAAACAAACTGAACCGACGTATGCTGCAGCCAGATTATGGACGGACGCCATCATTAATCCAGTCGATACCAGAAAATGGATTTCGATGGGAATAGAAGCGGCAAATCATGCTCCGATTACTGAAAAATTTAATTTAGGAGTCATTCAGGTTTAA
- a CDS encoding DMT family transporter, with protein MFKNSALFRLHLIVFLWGFTAILGKLIHANANVLVFYRMAFAAFFLFIFIRFYKKESIKVSKKLFIQLSIIGGFMAFHWLCFFYSIKVSNVSIALSCLSLSTLFASILEPIIFKRKVDIIEVIMGIVIVLCMGMIFKTEFQYKEGIFYGILTALFGTIFSVFNGKIFGKTSSGNIIFYEIFSGLLILTIFYMVTGQIFQMNEISGRDLALIIILASIFTAFPMLESVNLMKYISPFTLILTVNLEPVYGIILAFFIFGASEEMSPIFYVASLIMILAIVVNGVLKSRKNAAVKKVPH; from the coding sequence GTGTTCAAAAACTCCGCTCTTTTCCGACTTCATTTAATTGTTTTTTTGTGGGGTTTTACCGCCATTTTAGGTAAACTGATTCACGCAAACGCAAATGTATTGGTGTTCTACCGAATGGCTTTTGCGGCCTTTTTTCTTTTCATATTTATTCGATTCTACAAAAAGGAAAGCATTAAAGTTTCTAAAAAACTTTTTATACAACTCTCTATAATTGGGGGTTTTATGGCGTTTCACTGGCTTTGCTTTTTCTATTCTATTAAAGTTTCTAATGTTTCTATCGCCTTAAGCTGCCTTTCTCTTTCTACGCTTTTCGCCTCCATTTTGGAACCGATTATCTTTAAAAGGAAAGTTGACATTATAGAAGTTATTATGGGAATCGTAATTGTTCTTTGTATGGGCATGATCTTTAAAACTGAATTTCAATATAAAGAAGGTATTTTTTACGGGATACTTACCGCACTTTTCGGAACTATATTTTCTGTTTTTAATGGAAAGATCTTTGGTAAGACAAGCTCCGGAAACATTATTTTTTACGAAATTTTTTCCGGCCTTCTTATTTTGACGATTTTCTATATGGTCACGGGACAAATTTTTCAGATGAACGAAATAAGTGGTCGTGATTTAGCGTTAATTATTATATTAGCAAGTATTTTTACGGCATTTCCGATGCTGGAATCGGTGAACCTCATGAAATATATTTCTCCTTTTACCTTGATTTTAACGGTAAATTTAGAACCGGTTTACGGAATTATCCTTGCTTTTTTTATCTTTGGAGCTTCGGAGGAAATGAGTCCGATATTTTATGTCGCTTCTTTGATTATGATCTTGGCCATTGTAGTTAATGGTGTTTTGAAATCTCGAAAAAACGCAGCTGTAAAAAAAGTACCGCATTGA
- a CDS encoding putative type IX sorting system protein PorV2, with the protein MKKLFFATLLATGICSEAQIVRKYSNEFLSIGAGARGLAMGGAVISNQNDVYSPMWNPAGLLGIDRDWQGAAMHAEYFESIAKYDYLAFAKPLDNNGGVFAISIVRLGIDNILNTTQLIDPEGNIDYDKITSFSQSDYAALLSYAFHPGGNQKLDVGVNAKLVYRNVGKFASGYGFGFDVGAIYHSDDGWNYGAVLKDATTTVNFWTVNQKELSTVVNGEEFNPAPKDKLEITMPKLNIGVSKNFELSREFELLPEAGLNVDFAKTAAVISTDFASITPYAGAELKFQDMIFVRVGLNRFQTITDIENLKRKVSFQPSAGIGIKYQGLTLDYAITNSGIGGSNFYSNFFSLKLDMGDFRN; encoded by the coding sequence ATGAAAAAATTATTTTTTGCCACTCTACTCGCCACGGGAATTTGTTCTGAAGCGCAGATTGTACGTAAATATTCCAATGAATTCTTAAGCATTGGTGCAGGAGCGCGTGGTCTTGCAATGGGTGGCGCCGTAATTTCAAACCAAAATGATGTGTACTCGCCCATGTGGAATCCTGCGGGTTTACTGGGTATTGACCGCGATTGGCAAGGAGCTGCAATGCATGCAGAATACTTTGAATCTATTGCAAAATATGATTACCTCGCCTTTGCCAAACCACTGGATAATAATGGAGGCGTTTTCGCGATTTCAATTGTTCGTTTGGGAATTGACAATATTCTTAATACTACGCAATTAATCGATCCGGAAGGAAATATAGATTACGATAAAATTACAAGTTTTTCGCAGTCGGACTACGCAGCTTTGCTTTCTTATGCCTTTCACCCCGGTGGAAATCAGAAATTAGATGTAGGGGTAAATGCAAAACTGGTCTACAGAAACGTAGGGAAATTTGCGAGCGGATATGGTTTTGGATTTGATGTAGGTGCAATTTACCATTCCGATGACGGCTGGAACTATGGAGCGGTTTTAAAAGATGCGACAACAACAGTTAATTTTTGGACGGTTAATCAGAAAGAACTTTCTACGGTGGTAAACGGGGAAGAATTCAATCCGGCACCAAAAGACAAACTGGAAATCACGATGCCTAAACTGAACATCGGAGTGAGCAAAAACTTTGAGCTGAGCCGAGAGTTCGAATTGTTACCCGAAGCAGGATTAAACGTTGATTTTGCCAAAACTGCTGCAGTTATTTCAACTGATTTTGCAAGTATTACTCCATATGCCGGAGCTGAACTGAAATTCCAGGATATGATTTTTGTGAGAGTAGGTTTAAACCGCTTTCAAACGATTACCGATATCGAGAATTTAAAAAGAAAAGTTTCCTTCCAGCCAAGTGCGGGAATTGGCATTAAATACCAGGGCTTAACACTTGATTACGCGATCACCAATTCTGGGATTGGCGGTTCTAATTTTTACTCTAATTTCTTTTCTTTGAAATTGGATATGGGTGATTTTAGAAATTAA